CTGGTAATGATCACCAAAGTTAATCAGTGAATCGACCAGATCACGATAACGTCCCGGCTCTAAGGGGCTAAATACCCCAGTAGCGATTTGGGTCAGCACCTGATTTAACTCGGCGTCACTTTCGTAATAATCCCGTGGGTTATAACCGTTACGCCGCAGCGCCTCCACCTGTTGCGCGGTATTGCCGAAGATAAAAAGATTTTCCTCACCCACATGCTCCTGGATTTCAATATTCGCGCCATCAAGGGTGCCGATCGTCAGTGCGCCGTTCAGTGCGAACTTCATGTTGCTGGTGCCAGAGGCTTCGGTTCCCGCCAGTGAAATCTGTTGCGAAAGATCAGCGGCCGGAATAATCAATTGCGCGAGGCTGACGCTGTAGTTGGGGATAAAGATCACTTTCAGTTTATCGCCCGTTTGTCGGTCCTGGTTGATCACTGCCGCGACATCATTAATCAGACGAATGATATGGCGCGCCATGTAGTAGGCAGACGCCGCTTTACCGGCAAAGATACTTACCCGTGGCACCCATCCGGCATCAGGATCTGCCTTAATGCGGTTATAGCGGGCGATGATATGCAACACATTCATCAACTGGCGTTTATATTCATGTATCCGCTTGATTTGCACATCAAACAAGGCTTTTGGATTGACCACGACGTTAAGCTGCTGGGCGATATATTCAGCTAGGCGCTGCTTATTCTCAAACTTAGCCTGGCGTACAGCCTCATTGACTATCGGAAAATCAAGACGTTGTTGCAGCTTCTGTAAATCGCTGAGATCGGAACGCCAGCCGCGACCGATATTGTTATCCAGTACCTGCGATAGAGAGGGATTCGCCAGCGCCAGCCAGCGTCGTGGGGTGACACCGTTGGTGACGTTAGTAAAACGTGTCGGGAAAATCCGGGCGAAGTCGGCAAACAGCGATTCCACCATTAGCCGTGAATGCAGCGCGGAAACACCGTTAACTTTCTGACTGACGACCACTGCCAGCCAGGCCATGCGCACACGACGGCCGTTGGATTCGTCGATCAGCGAGACACGGCTTAACAGTGCGGTATCATTGGGATACTGTTTCTGCACTGTTTTGAGAAAATAATCATTAATTTCAAAGATAATTTGCAGATGACGCGGCAGGATCTTGCCCAGCATATCGACAGGCCAGGTTTCCAGTGCTTCGCTCATCAGCGTATGGTTCGTATAGGAAAATACCTGGCAGGCCACGTCAAAGGCATCATCCCAGCTGAATTTATGTTTATCAATTAACAGACGCATTAATTCAGGGATCGACAATACCGGATGGGTGTCATTGAGGTGAATCGCTATTTTCTCCGCCAGATTGCTGAATGTTTCATACTGCTGATAATGGCGATGGAGAATATCCTGTACCGTGGCGGAGACAAGGAAGTACTCCTGACGCAAACGCAGTTCACGCCCGGAACAGGTGGAGTCATCCGGATAGAGTACCCGCGAAACGTTTTCGGAAAAGTTTTTATTTTCTACCGCGGCGAAATAGTCCCCCTGGTTAAATTTACCGAGGTTGATTTCACTGCTGGCCTGAGCATGCCACAAGCGCAACGTATTAGTGGCATCAGTAGCAAAGCCCGGGACTATCTGATCATAGGCTTCGGCAAGGATCTCCTCGGTTTCCACCCAGTGCGTCCGGCTGCCCTCCTGCTGGATGCGACCACCAAAACAGACTTTATAACGCGGCTGATGGCGTTCGAACTCCCAGGGGTTGCCATACTCCAGCCAGTAATCGGGCGACTCCTGCTGTTGTCCATCGACGATAGTCTGCTTAAACATGCCATAGTCATAGCGAATACCATAGCCATAACCCGGTAAGCCCAGGGTGGCGAGCGAATCGAGGAAACAGGCAGCCAGTCGGCCAAGACCACCATTGCCCAGCCCGGGATCGCTCTCTTCATTAAGCAATTCGGTCAGATTGAGTCCCATCTCGGCCAATGCCTGATTGACCTCATCGTAAATGCCTAATGACAACAAGGCATTAGAGAGCGTGCGGCCGATCAGAAATTCCATTGACAGGTAATAAACCCTGCGCACCTCCTGAGAGATCTGCGCACGATTAGTCCGTAGCCAGCGCTCCACCATGCGATCGCGCACGGCAAACAGAGTGGCGTTAAGCCATTCGTGTTCATTGGCGATCGCCGGATCTCTGCCGAGAGTAAACATTAACTTATAGGCAATAGAGTGTTTGAGCGCCTCAACGCCTAATGTCGGCGCAGAGTAGATAACAGGTACATTCATCGCAAAGACTCCAGGTCATTACATCAAGCGTTGATAAAGTTCATGATAAGCGTTTGCTGCTACGCGCCAGCTAAAATCCTTTTTCATCGCCTGACGTTGTACATAACGCCAGAGCGATGGACGTGACCACAATACAAA
The sequence above is drawn from the Enterobacteriaceae bacterium ESL0689 genome and encodes:
- the glgP gene encoding glycogen phosphorylase, whose translation is MNVPVIYSAPTLGVEALKHSIAYKLMFTLGRDPAIANEHEWLNATLFAVRDRMVERWLRTNRAQISQEVRRVYYLSMEFLIGRTLSNALLSLGIYDEVNQALAEMGLNLTELLNEESDPGLGNGGLGRLAACFLDSLATLGLPGYGYGIRYDYGMFKQTIVDGQQQESPDYWLEYGNPWEFERHQPRYKVCFGGRIQQEGSRTHWVETEEILAEAYDQIVPGFATDATNTLRLWHAQASSEINLGKFNQGDYFAAVENKNFSENVSRVLYPDDSTCSGRELRLRQEYFLVSATVQDILHRHYQQYETFSNLAEKIAIHLNDTHPVLSIPELMRLLIDKHKFSWDDAFDVACQVFSYTNHTLMSEALETWPVDMLGKILPRHLQIIFEINDYFLKTVQKQYPNDTALLSRVSLIDESNGRRVRMAWLAVVVSQKVNGVSALHSRLMVESLFADFARIFPTRFTNVTNGVTPRRWLALANPSLSQVLDNNIGRGWRSDLSDLQKLQQRLDFPIVNEAVRQAKFENKQRLAEYIAQQLNVVVNPKALFDVQIKRIHEYKRQLMNVLHIIARYNRIKADPDAGWVPRVSIFAGKAASAYYMARHIIRLINDVAAVINQDRQTGDKLKVIFIPNYSVSLAQLIIPAADLSQQISLAGTEASGTSNMKFALNGALTIGTLDGANIEIQEHVGEENLFIFGNTAQQVEALRRNGYNPRDYYESDAELNQVLTQIATGVFSPLEPGRYRDLVDSLINFGDHYQVLADFRSYVDCQDKVDELYRHPEQWTTIAMRNIAGMGYFSSDRTIEEYADNIWHIEPIRM